Proteins found in one Fusarium oxysporum Fo47 chromosome V, complete sequence genomic segment:
- a CDS encoding acyl-CoA N-acyltransferase has product MLHHIRPGTTADLTVATDLYMQSFDKETLLDFMFPTRHSDSTPFREWVTRRFRTRYWTPGYVLTMLDDARGRTVAFTWWHIPDDSLSFRERWLSFHAWVAPIMLAALKLHSYVFPLRHVDSHRLGIYDRVFSTIEPDILNSPRRRSAWYLSSLGVSPHVQGSGYGSLLLQHGLEAADRAGVPTWLVGLRGLDKFYERFGYVEVARANVGELKDWDGGIIMFRGD; this is encoded by the exons ATGCTCCATCACATCCGCCCCGGCACCACTGCCGATCTCACTGTGGCTACAGATCTCTATATGCAAAGCTTCGACAAAGAAACTCTGCTCGACTTCATGTTCCCAACCCGTCACAGCGACTCAACTCCCTTTCGTGAGTGGGTTACTCGGCGCTTTCGTACACGCTACTGGACGCCCGGCTACGTTCTCACTATGCTGGATGATGCCAGAGGCAGGACTGTGGCATTTACTTGGTGGCATATACCGGACGATTCCTTATCTTTCCGTGAGCGATGGCTCTCATTTC ACGCTTGGGTTGCCCCCATCATGTTGGCGGCGCTGAAACTACATTCCTACGTGTTTCCTCTTCGACACGTAGACTCTCATCGACTTGGTATTTACGACCGCGTTTTCAGTACCATTGAACCCGACATACTCAATTCTCCCCGGCGTCGTTCAGCTTGGTATTTGTCTAGCCTTGGGGTCTCTCCTCATGTCCAAGGTAGTGGTTATGGTTCCCTGCTCCTTCAGCATGGCTTGGAGGCGGCCGATCGTGCAGGAGTTCCCACTTGGCTGGTGGGATTGCGTGGGCTCGACAAATTCTACGAGCGTTTTGGCTACGTAGAAGTGGCCAGGGCCAATGTTGGGGAGTTGAAGGACTGGGACGGTGGCATCATCATGTTCAGGGGGGATTGA